The genome window AGATATTTTTCGGCTCCAGTCCTTGAAGTACGCCTGTTAAGGGACACGGTAGAATTAATTCTGTTTGCTCAAGTGATGCAAAAGCAGCTAAACACGATTCAGAACTCGGGCTGGAATCTTCAGGTCTCTTCTACAGCCTCAGGGATTTGTGATTTGGGCCTGTATTCTTAAAACATTTTGCCAGTAGAGAGATAGAGAAGGATGGTATGAAAGGATGAAATAAATGTTTAGCGGTTTTCCCATGGTCTGGAAGTAGAAGCATCATTAATTTCAATAGAAAAACAGAGTTTGTATCACTTCTGCACAAAAATTAGGGGATTTGATTTAGAAGAGTTTGGATTTTTGATATCTAGCCATCTGTCTGACaacatatatattatttttctattttctgtccATGATATGTTGAGAGCTTATTAAAATCAGTTGCACTATTTCTAcaatttttgcttttgctgctccCAAACTCATAATTCACACCACTGAATTGATAAATAGCATTTCTACTAAGTGGTCAGATGCAATTTTTCCCTGACTGAACAATTTAGGATTCTTCTACATACTCAGCACttatgtgcacacacatgcatgaacatacacagaaatacacacacacacacatactcaAATGAATATACAATTTACTattaaacaaaacccaaaactgaGCCACAGTGCTAAATTCAGCACCAGATATGTTTCAATGCACCTTCCTCCCTTGCCTCAGTGGGATTCTGAAACATGGGTTTAGATGACCTACGTTCAAGTGACAGAACCAGGAAAATGTGtcatttattaaattaaacagGGTCTTTGTCTTACCTTTGATTCCACCGTGAACAAATATATATtcctttcaagaaaaaaaaaaacaagtagcAGAAGCAAAGCCATGTGCAAATAATGAAAGAATAATTGCTGGCTGTTTGGGAGGGGAGCTCTAGGAAGCAGGGAATACGTTCAGAGGCTTTGTTTGCTGCTGGTGTTCACAATGTCCTTTGTCTTCTGCAAATGTTATTGCAATTAAAAACTGGCTCAGCCAAATGAAGTGAATCAGAGAGTGCTTATTTACAAGAACATTTGGAATTAATAATATACGGCATAATTTCTGAAGCCTGACAGTTATGAAACCTCTTCTTTTTACAGAGGGCCTTTGCATCTATTTAAAGTTTTCCTTTACTGGCCAGTCAAAACATGAACTTGTCTCCCTAGCTAGGAAAGCAATACTCTCCAGCACTTACAGATAGGGATGTGAGCATAAGCACCGTATACTTAGATATTGTTTTTGGAAATCTAAAGGATGAAGCAAGGGTTTGTCTGGGTGTACCCCAGACTCATGTCTTTGCTTGTCCCAAAATATGCCTCCAAGCCAGCACAAAAATTGAATTCTCAGGACTGGACATTTTGCACCATTTAAAATGGAACTGTAAGGTGGATTCCACAAGAGGGAGCTAGAAAACAAATAATCTTTCACAAAGCGGGCTATTAAACTCTTTACAGAATAAAGTGGTGGACGTGCTACATGTGTCCATTATCAAACAAAAGAGGTGGCTGAGTTGCTGTTGCATCTAGTCTCCCACTATGATGGCTGTTTGTTGTATGGGAACATCAAGTCGTGCTTCAGGGCTTTGTAAAGACTGACAAAGGATTGAGCCCAAACGTCTTTCTGGTGTCCCTGGGACTGAGCAGCTCTGTAGGCTGTGTAGACCATGGTCAGCACTGTCCTTTCAAAGTCTTCTTTCTTGAGGACCCTTGGGTAGGAAGACAGCATGCTACTCAGCCTGCGGATCTCTGTGATGCTCTTGGGGATAATCTCGTTGCAGATGGTGTCAAACTCAGCAGCCTTCCTCAGTGAAGCGAGCTCCTCATCTTTGATGGAGATCCTCTGACCTTTGTCAATGTCAAGCTCAGCTAAAAGAAACTGGTACAAAATCAGAACACAGAAAGCTATTTATTTTCTCCAAGAAACTCTAGGTAGAGTAAATGTGCATTAACAACATGTCCTTAGGTCTTTAATTTATGTCAAATGGAGACAATTGCACTGGTTGGAGGTGGGGCAGACTGTAAAATGTCTATGTGAAAACTGGACTCTTGTGTTACCTACCTAGGAGAATTAGAGATAGCCtatggggaaaaggaaagaggaaaaggaaaaagcaggtCCTCTTCTGTTGACCAAAACAGGCAAGGGTTGCTACTGGCACCATGCCTAGTTCTGTGTGAGAAAGCACATCAGTAGCTTCCCAGCCCATCTCCCCTGTTTGGACATCCAATCCCAGTTTCTGAGGGTGTGGGATAGACAGATTTGACCCATGCACCTTCTTCAGGTGGGCCACTTTCCCTTAGCTAACCATATGACCAGACTGTCATTTACAGATTGCAGTCCCCACTGCTGCCAAAGGGGGGACCTGAATTGTTTCGAAGTGAAAACAGTCATGCCCTTGGGATTACTTTGCAATTACTGATACTTGTAGCCTTAAAAATTTGGGACTGAGACCTAGACCAAAGAATTTAAATGTGCTGTGTTTTTAATATGCAACTGTTCTGGAAGAAAGTACATTTCAGTGGAAAGCCTTTTGCTCTGGTTGTCACTTTGCCTGTTGGTGAGCTAGAAATCAAATTTGAGGTACAGCAGGTAACTGCTGCCTGCTTAAATGCTCAAAGAACTGAGATTGTCACATATGTATACGTCTGTTCTCTCCCTTCTGGTGATCTATCACACAGTCAGCAATGGGTTCACTTCTGGGACGAGTAAAAGTGACATGAAGACAAGAAAATGGATAACCCCAGTATGGAAAGTAACCCCAGTGTGGAAAGTAACTCCGGTCTTGGTTAAGGCTTAAGGTACCATCTGCTCCCACATACTGAACCTCATAAAGCAGGACCACATCTTCCAGTGAGTTTTGTAACACTGGGTTAAGGAAGGCAGCTGAGGACCTCTTGACTCGCTgagcagctgggaaaagcatagctggaaaataataatagaaaagaGACGTTCCATAAGGTGCCAAACACTGAAAAGAGGAAGCACTTTTCAATAGGAGTCAACCAAAGAACTGCCTGTTGCAAAGACTTGCTGTACAATATGACTTCTCACTGTAAATAAAATGCATGGCATGGACTGCTTTGACTCTAACCTACTAGAGACAGAGCTTAGCTGTTTGTCCTATATCTATATGGTGTCTAACACAGAATGGTTTATTATCCAAACCTGAGACTCTGAGTTGCAGCCTCAGTGGTGAAAGGAATAATGATAACTACAACATAAACATTATCTGAAATACATGTCCTTTTCCTGGATGTGCAAGGGGAAATCAATACTGACACTCAACAAAGCCTATTTTCTTCAGTCCATTCTCCTTCTGAGACCCTACATTGCTCTGAGTTTCAATTGTCTAAGAGTTGTCCTTCCTTATTTAATAGAGAAAGCTCCACCAGAGAATGATCACCTCATCTGTCCTGGACATTTAAATTTGGAAGGAGTGATTCACCCAGATATCTGCATCTATTTACTGAACCTGTTACCAGCTTAGACAAGACAGCTACATTCAATAAGGTGAATCCCAGTTTATTATGACTTTAATACTTCACAGTGTTCTATTGTTAGAAAAAACAATCTGCTATGATCAGATGTTTATTCACCATTGTGAAGTGTACTACAGCTACTGTCTTGGGGAAATGAGAGAGTAAACATATGTATAGTCCCTGAAATCAGCACCCCAGTGAAGTACAGCATTTGTGGAATCAATCACCTGTATAGCCCGGAGCATAGAAAATATCTGACGCTACATTAGGGATGACCTAAATTGAGTTGCTAACCAGGTTGCTAACCATGTAACCAGGTGCTGTTAAAAGGTCTAAGTTCCTTCCTTTCAGAGCAGAGGGGGGAAactctgttttgtttcatgctATGTGTATATTATTCAGATGTTGATGTTTAGGTAATCATAATTTGAATTTGTCCAATTTTTTCTAATGCTTAGGAATaggaagggtttttttcaaatctgtGCTTGTGTGACTATTGGTATGTTTCCCCATAAACTTCACATCTCCACTTTAACTCTTGTTTACCAATAGATAAATTTGGAAGCCAGTGtaagaaacaaggaaagaaaactccCACCTTTTCAAACACATTATGATTCTCTCTTCAAAAATTAGATTTCTACCATTATGAGTAACATCTAATAGAACATGCAGCTTCCTTTGAATTTCTGAAAAGTTTCACACCCCCCCCTTCCTCTACCAGCTTTTTTTCcactaaatatttttactggATCAATTTAGTTCTGTTTCACCACAGTTCTTGTGATGGATTTTGCATGCTGCCTGTAGAAAGCCTGAACATCATTTAAAACTCTCTCTGCCGGGCATGAAAAAGAAAGCTGGAGCAACTGTAATTATTTTATGGAGAGGTTGTCCCTGCTCTCTGACTACATGGTTTGTCAGACAATTTGCCTCTTTGGTTACCCAAGCAGATCACAAATATGCAGTTCCTTCTAGACTCTGCATTTTGATAGGACGCCTACAGAGCTAGCTGCTTCCTATTCAATCCATGTGAGTTTAGCTTAAAACTTATTTATGATAACTGAATAGTACTTGCAGGGTATGTGACTAAAAGCCTGAAGGAATGAATGCACCAGGAGAAAGAACAGAGACATAAAGGACTCGATCTCTGCAGTATCCTTTCCCCAGCCAGCAGGATGCCTTTAGCATCCAAGAACCTCGTCTGACCCAGCCGAGGAAGGGGTGGGTTTGGGAAAGGTCACAAGCtgcctgcaggctctgctctgtgagAGTGTTTGCCTGACTGGCCACTGGGGCTATGCccacttgctgctgctgctccatctCTGATGTTTACCCCTCTtgctcagagctcagagctTTGTTGGAGCTGCTCCATCTTTTGCTCTTGACAGTTCATGAATGCAACTGAGTGCATGTGAAGCACTTGAAACTTCAAGCACTAATTGCTGAGTAATTAAAACTTTTATTACTGGGCAATTAAAACTCTAATTACTAAGCAGCTGGAAGAAATACAGTCCATAATGATGACTATtcattttcatctcttttaGATGCCCTTCCAGTGAAAACAGACTCAGAGCACAGAGTACCTCTACATATGCAGATGGTTTACATCTCAAATATCCTCTGAGCCTTGGCAAAAGTTTGGCATCTTTCTTCGGTGCTGTTGTGCTTATTGTCATCACATTGGTTGCTTTTAAATTGCAGTCCAAGCACAGATTCCCATGTGGAATTCCAcatggagctgagctgggagtcATTAGATTCAGCCCATCATCACTCACCCAGAAAAGCCTCAGTGAAGGACTCCCACAAAAACAAATGCCATATTATCAATTTAGTATTGGCCTACTTGCTGAATCACAGGTAGTGCCTTAGAAAGCAGCAGGGTCTTCCtaccctgctgtccccaggatAACATGGATTAGGTTAGGAGATTCAAAGGGACAAGAGTTTGAGCTTCTCTATTGTGAGAAAGGACTCTGTATGCATATCAGAATCATGCCTAGGGACCAGGCTAGCACTGATTCCCTCTTCTCATTATCTTGTTCCCAAAACATATTAAACTTTGTTACAGTTCTTAGAGACTCCGCTCAGAAAGTCTTTCAGAACTCATTTATATTTGTCATGgtaatttaattttcctgatctgcattttatttcagacctaccctctctctctcttcctccacAGGAATCCTTCCGCCATCACCCCCTCCACAGTCGTCTCCATGAATTCATGAGTTCCTCAAAGACTGCATGAACATTTAGAGCAAGCACTCTCTGATTTTCATGATACTGACTTAACACAAATGTTAGTTAAGCACAAAAGCTGAGAAATAGAAAGATTTGCAGTCAGTTTCTGGATTTAGTGATTGCAAATTCCATTTGAGACGTTTCTGCTGACTTTTactttttcttgcatttatttCCATCTCTGACATGAGTTGTCTGGGCAGCATCAAAGAACAGCAGGGGAGTATTACTGTATTTACCAAATATTTACTATTTTCTTCCCCAAGGGAGTTCCCTGTGACACTATCAAACAATTATTTCATAGGAAGATGCAGAGCAATGTATCATTTTATGTTGATGTTGCAGCCATTTGTTTCAATGGCAGTAGTCATGAACATC of Pseudopipra pipra isolate bDixPip1 chromosome 5, bDixPip1.hap1, whole genome shotgun sequence contains these proteins:
- the FAM180A gene encoding protein FAM180A; protein product: MLWKTLLLLLFYYSAHATVTHRWSRAMLFPAAQRVKRSSAAFLNPVLQNSLEDVVLLYEFLLAELDIDKGQRISIKDEELASLRKAAEFDTICNEIIPKSITEIRRLSSMLSSYPRVLKKEDFERTVLTMVYTAYRAAQSQGHQKDVWAQSFVSLYKALKHDLMFPYNKQPS